In a single window of the Drosophila albomicans strain 15112-1751.03 chromosome 3, ASM965048v2, whole genome shotgun sequence genome:
- the LOC117571169 gene encoding probable medium-chain specific acyl-CoA dehydrogenase, mitochondrial, with protein sequence MAFLNKLAAPALRQLVASRAYASVSHVSATGPSFTLTEEQQQLQELARKFTREEIIPVAAQYDKTGEYPWPIIKKAWELGLMNNHIPADLGGLDLDVFTTCLTAEELAYGCTGIMTALEASGLGQTPVILSGNKEQKKKYLGRLLEEPLVAAYGVTEPGAGSDVSGIKTRAEKKGDEYVINGQKMWITNGGVANWYFVLARTNPDPKCPASKAFTGFIVDRDTPGLTPGRKELNMGQRASDTRGITFEDVRVPKENVLIGEGAGFKIAMGTFDKTRPPVAAGAVGLAQRCMDEALKYALERKTFGVPIAHHQAVQFMLADMAIGVETSRLAWRLSAWEIDQGRRNSYYASIAKCHAADVANKIASDAVQIFGGNGFNSEYPVEKLMRDAKIYQIYEGTSQIQRLIISRNMYEMAKDSK encoded by the exons ATGGCATTTCTGAACAAG CTTGCTGCGCCAGCTCTGCGTCAGCTGGTAGCCAGCCGCGCCTACGCTTCGGTATCCCATGTCTCCGCCACAGGACCCTCGTTCACGCTGAccgaggagcagcaacagctgcaggaGCTGGCACGCAAATTCACCCGCGAGGAAATCATTCCTGTGGCCGCACAATACGACAAAACTGGTGAGTACCCATGGCCGATCATCAAGAAGGCCTGGGAATTGGGTCTGATGAACAATCACATCCCCGCTGACTTGGGTGGCTTGGATCTGGATGTCTTCACCACCTGCCTGACTGCCGAGGAGCTGGCCTATGGCTGCACCGGCATTATGACTGCTCTGGAAGCCAGCGGTCTGGGC CAAACACCTGTGATTCTCTCCGGTAACAAGGAACAGAAGAAAAAGTACCTGGGTCGTCTGCTTGAAGAACCTCTGGTGGCCGCGTATGGTGTCACTGAACCAGGAGCGGGCTCCGATGTCTCGGGCATCAAGACGCGTGCGGAGAAGAAGGGCGACGAGTATGTCATCAATGGCCAGAAGATGTGGATCACTAACGGTGGCGTAGCCAACTGGTACTTTGTCTTGGCGCGCACCAATCCCGATCCCAAATGCCCCGCCAGCAAAGCCTTCACCGGTTTCATTGTGGATCGCGATACTCCCGGATTGACGCCCGGCCGCAAGGAACTTAACATGGGACAACGTGCCTCCGATACACGTGGCATCACCTTCGAGGATGTGCGTGTGCCCAAGGAGAATGTGCTGATTGGCGAAGGTGCTGGCTTCAAAATTGCCATGGGCACCTTCGATAAGACCCGCCCACCAGTCGCTGCCGGTGCCGTTGGTCTCGCCCAGCGTTGCATGGATGAAGCCCTCAAGTATGCGCTGGAACGCAAGACTTTCGGTGTGCCCATTGCCCACCACCAGGCTGTGCAATTCATGCTCGCCGACATGGCCATTGGTGTGGAGACATCGCGTCTGGCGTGGCGTCTGTCCGCCTGGGAGATTGACCAGGGACGTCGCAACAGCTACTATGCCTCCATTGCCAAGTGCCATGCTGCTGATGTGGCCAACAAGATTGCCTCCGATGCTGTGCAAATCTTTGGCGGCAATGGCTTCAACAGTGAATATCCCGTGGAGAAACTGATGCGTGATGCCAAGATCTATCAGATCTATGAGGGTACCTCACAGATTCAGCGTCTGATCATCTCGAGAAATATGTACGAAATGGCCAAGGACAGCAAATAA